One Anabaena cylindrica PCC 7122 DNA window includes the following coding sequences:
- a CDS encoding protelomerase family protein, with amino-acid sequence MSRLLLAADELTNAFIDDRVKILLPQFEALAPYKITQRKKGVGDLTGWHKLAIQEARLLKLNYPDDKPEDDKEYGTALRQITALKKSLKLASKTELKDVALINPVNTIITNFGNELSNQFAIYKENQNTRYRETVTERRKVENRIEIDLTNSLKYAYNILTDIKNGEDANWLDVSCAIALSTGRRMAEVHLSASFEQIDAYTVTFKGQLKGKSRRVRVGEKAVNLRDITFTIPTLLPADLVCFAFGWLNSKGKRFSRDEDPERVNRRFSKTLNQACKDWDIFPVEDRTYHKFRAAYFRAAIVNDGNVDPYDFVDFAKEVLGDDDETTINSYKRYGIKPGSVTKI; translated from the coding sequence TACAAAATCACTCAACGTAAGAAGGGAGTAGGGGATTTAACAGGCTGGCATAAATTAGCTATTCAAGAGGCAAGATTGCTTAAACTCAATTACCCAGACGATAAACCAGAAGATGATAAGGAATATGGAACAGCTTTAAGACAGATTACAGCGTTAAAGAAATCATTAAAACTTGCATCTAAAACAGAATTAAAAGATGTTGCACTAATTAACCCCGTCAATACCATCATTACTAACTTCGGGAATGAATTATCAAATCAATTTGCAATCTACAAGGAAAATCAAAATACCCGCTATCGGGAAACTGTCACAGAACGACGCAAAGTAGAAAACAGAATTGAGATTGATTTAACTAACTCTCTCAAATATGCCTACAACATCCTGACTGACATCAAAAATGGTGAGGATGCTAACTGGCTTGATGTTTCTTGTGCGATCGCGCTTTCCACTGGTAGACGTATGGCAGAAGTCCACCTATCAGCCAGTTTTGAACAAATCGACGCTTATACAGTGACGTTTAAGGGTCAACTTAAAGGCAAAAGCCGCAGGGTGCGAGTAGGCGAGAAAGCGGTTAACCTGCGAGATATAACTTTTACCATCCCTACCCTACTACCTGCTGATTTAGTTTGTTTTGCCTTTGGCTGGCTTAACAGTAAGGGCAAAAGATTCAGTAGAGATGAAGACCCGGAACGGGTAAATAGACGGTTTTCTAAGACGTTAAATCAAGCTTGCAAGGATTGGGATATTTTCCCTGTTGAGGATAGAACCTACCACAAGTTTAGAGCCGCTTATTTCAGAGCCGCAATTGTCAATGATGGTAATGTAGACCCCTACGACTTTGTAGACTTTGCTAAGGAAGTGCTGGGAGATGATGATGAAACCACTATCAACAGCTACAAGCGGTATGGGATAAAGCCTGGAAGTGTTACCAAAATATAA